The following proteins are co-located in the Takifugu flavidus isolate HTHZ2018 chromosome 16, ASM371156v2, whole genome shotgun sequence genome:
- the pygl gene encoding glycogen phosphorylase, liver form, whose protein sequence is MAKPLTDQEKRKQISIRGIVEVENVAELKKGFNRHLHFTLVKDRNIATPRDYYFALAHTVRDHLVGRWIRTQQFYYETDPKRVYYLSLEFYMGRTLQNTMINLGLQNACDEAIYQLGLDMEELEEMEEDAGLGNGGLGRLAACFLDSMATLGLAAYGYGIRYEYGIFNQKIRGGWQVEEADDWLRHGNPWEKARPEYMLPVHFYGRVEETKSGSKWVDTQVVLAMPYDTPIPGYMNNTVNTMRLWSARAPNDFNLRDFNVGDYIQAVLDRNLAENISRVLYPNDNFFEGKELRLKQEYFVVAATLQDIIRRFKTTKKESPGRTSFEGFPEKVAIQLNDTHPAMAIPELMRIFVDIEKLDWDTAWDLTRRTFAYTNHTVLPEALERWPVDLLETLLPRHLQIIYQINQIHLDRIAALYPEDMDKLRTMSLIEEDGCKRVNMAHLCIVGSHAVNGVAEIHSNIIKTQVFRNFSDLEPKKFQNKTNGITPRRWLLLCNPGLAELIAEVIGEDYVKDLSQLQKLNDFVDDAAFIRDVSKVKQDNKVKFGQYLEQEYRVKINPASMFDVHVKRIHEYKRQLLNCLHIIVMYNRIRKNPAAPFVPRTVIIGGKAAPGYHMAKMIIKLITSVAEVVNNDPVVGNKLKVIFLENYRVSLAEKVIPATDLSEQISTAGTEASGTGNMKFMLNGALTIGTMDGANVEMAEEAGEENLFIFGMRVEDVAELDKKGYDAMLYYSKIPELKQVMDQITSGFFCPKNPELFKDLTNMLFKHDRFKVFADFEDYLKCQERVSKLYQNPKEWTKMVIKNIAATGKFSSDRTITEYATEVWGVEPTDLKIPPPSEPREAIEETARALKKL, encoded by the exons ATGGCGAAACCTCTGACCGACCAGGAGAAGCGCAAGCAGATCAGCATCAGGGGCATCGTGGAGGTGGAGAACGTGGCGGAGCTGAAGAAGGGCTTCAACCGTCACCTGCACTTCACCCTGGTGAAGGACAGGAACATCGCCACGCCCAGGGACTATTACTTCGCCCTGGCTCACACCGTGAGGGATCACCTGGTGGGCAGGTGGATCCGAACCCAGCAGTTCTACTATGAAACCGACCCGAAG AGGGTGTACTATCTGTCCCTGGAGTTCTACATGGGCAGGACGCTGCAGAACACCATGATCAACCTGGGCCTGCAGAACGCCTGCGACGAAGCCATCTACCAG CTCGGCCTGgacatggaggagctggaggagatggaggaggacgcGGGGCTGGGGAACGGTGGTCTGGGCAGGCTGGCAG CCTGTTTCCTGGACTCCATGGCCACGCTGGGGCTGGCTGCCTACGGTTACGGCATCAGATACGAGTACGGAATCTTTAACCAGAAGATAAGAGGCGGCTGGCAG GTGGAGGAAGCGGACGATTGGCTGAGGCACGGGAACCCGTGGGAGAAGGCGCGACCCGAGTACATGCTGCCGGTTCACTTCTACGGCCGCGTGGAGGAAACCAAAAGCGGCTCCAAATGGGTCGACACTCAG GTTGTCCTGGCGATGCCGTACGACACGCCCATCCCCGGTTACATGAACAACACGGTGAACACCATGAGGCTGTGGTCCGCCCGCGCCCCCAACGACTTCAACCTCAGAGACT ttaACGTGGGGGACTACATCCAGGCCGTTCTGGACAGGAACCTGGCAGAGAACATCTCCCGGGTTCTCTACCCCAACGACAAT TTCTTTGAGGGGAAGGAGCTCCGGCTGAAGCAGGAGTACTTCGTGGTGGCGGCCACGCTCCAAGACATCATCCGCCGCTTCAAGACCACCAAGAAAGAGAGCCCCGGCCGGACCTCCTTCGAGGGCTTCCCGGAGAAA gtggCCATCCAGCTGAATGACACTCACCCGGCCATGGCCATCCCCGAGCTGATGAGGATCTTTGTGGACATTGAGAAGCTGGACTGGGACACG GCCTGGGACCTCACCAGGCGCACCTTTGCCTACACCAACCACACAGTCCTGCCTGAAGCTCTGGAACGCTGGCCCGTGGACCTGCTGGAGACGCTCCTGCCCAGACACCTGCAGATCATCTACCAGATCAACCAGATCCACCTCGAC AGGATCGCGGCTCTGTATCCCGAAGACATGGACAAGCTGAGGACAATGTCCCTGATTGAAGAGGACGGGTGCAAGAGGGTCAACATGGCGCACCTGTGCATCGTGGGCTCGCACGCCGTCAACGGAGTCGCTGAGATACACTCCAACATCATCAAGACTCAAGT cttccggAACTTCAGCGACCTGGAGCCCAAAAAGTTTCAGAATAAAACCAACGGCATCACGCCCAGAcgctggctgctgctctgcaacccCGGGTTGGCCGAGCTCATCGCCGAG GTCATCGGGGAGGACTACGTGAAGGACCTGAGtcagctgcagaagctgaacGACTTTGTGGACGACGCTGCCTTCATCCGCGACGTCTCGAAAGTGAAACAG GACAACAAAGTGAAGTTTGGCCAGTACCTGGAGCAGGAGTACAGGGTGAAGATCAACCCGGCCTCCATGTTTGACGTGCACGTGAAGAGGATCCACGAGTACAAGCGGCAGCTGCTCAACTGCCTGCACATCATCGTCATGTACAACC GTATAAGGAAGAATCCAGCCGCACCCTTTGTGCCACGGACAGTGATCATCGGTGGAAAG gctgcTCCAGGGTACCACATGGCCAAGATGATCATCAAGCTGATCACGTCAGTGGCTGAAGTGGTGAATAACGACCCTGTGGTGGGGAACAAGCTGAAGGTCATCTTCCTGGAGAACTACCGGGTCTCTCTGGCAGAGAAAG TGATACCTGCCACTGACCTGTCGGAGCAgatctccactgcaggaaccgAAGCTTCAGGAACAGGCAACATGAAGTTCATGCTGAATGGAGCTCTGACCATCGGCACCATGGACGGAGCCAATGTGGAGATGGCTGAGGAGGCCGGCGAGGAGAACCTCTTCATCTTCGGCATGAGGGTGGAGGATGTGGCGGAACTTGATAAAAAGGG ATATGATGCCATGTTGTACTACAGCAAGATCCCGGAGCTCAAACAAGTGATGGACCAGATCACCAGCGGGTTCTTCTGCCCCAAAAACCCAGAACTCTTCAAAGACCTGACTAACATGCTCTTCAAACATGACCG ttTCAAAGTGTTTGCAGACTTTGAAGACTACTTAAAGTGTCAAGAACGAGTCAGCAAGCTCTACCAG AATCCGAAGGAGTGGACAAAGATGGTGATCAAGAACATCGCCGCCACTGGGAAGTTCTCCAGCGACAGAACCATCACAGAGTACGCCACTGAAGTCTGGGGTGTGGAGCCCACCGACCTGAAGATCCCGCCTCCAAGCGAGCCGAGGGAGGCCATCGAAGAGACGGCCCGGGCTCTGAAGAAACTCTGA